In Desulfovermiculus halophilus DSM 18834, the DNA window GGGCGGAATCGAGCAGGAACGGATCCTGGTCCTGGCCCACCCTTCGCCCGAGGACATGTGTCAGCTGGTTATTACCGAAAACGTGGACACCGTGTTATGCAACGGCATAGAGAGCCAGTACTTCGATTATCTGCAGTGGAAAAAGGTCCGGGTCATTGATTCCGTGATCGCCTCTGTGGATCAGGCTTTGCACGCCCTTGCACAAGGCCGGCTCCACAACGGCGCTGTATTGCTCGAACGCTGAACCGGGGCAGTGGAAAGCAGGGGGACCGGAAATACATGCAGGCCAAAGAGAGAATCATCCAGCTTTTCCATCGCCTGTTCATCCTTCCTGATCAGGTCAGCGAGGACAGGTACGTCAAGCTCCGCCGGAACATGGCCGTACTCATGTTTCTGGTCACCTTGATTCCTCTGTCCATTATGCTGCTGATCAACTTCCATCAATACCAAAGCGCACTGACCAGCGAGACGGTCAATCAGCTCAGGGTATTGGAAAACAAGGCCAAGCATTCATTCGAGCTCTTTCTGCAGGAGAGGCTGAGCGCAGTCAAGTATATCGCCAATGCCTACAGCATCAACCAGCTTAAGGAGGAGGGACAGCTCAGCAACATCTTCTATACCATGCAGCAGAATTTTAGCGGGTTTGTGGATATTGGTCTGATTGATCCCAGCGGGATGCAGATCAATTATGTCGGGCCCTACGACCTGGAGGGCAAGGATTACACAGGCACGCATTCGTTCCAGGAAGTGCGGATTAAGGGCACGTATATCAGCGATGTGTTCATGGGATACCGCAGATTTCCCCACCTTATAGTGGCCGTGGAGCGACGGGACCCGAACGGCCAAAACTGGGTCATACGGGCGTCTATAGACATAGATACTTTCAACGACATCATCGCGTCCATGGGACTGGAGGCGGACAGTGACGCCTTTTTGCTCAACCAGGAAGGGATCATCCAGACCCCGTCCAAGTTCTATGGCGGGGTTCTGGACAAGTCCCCCATAGAGCTGCCTCCCAAGTCTTTTCAGCCCACGGTTCTGGAAATGACCGATCCAGACGGACGGGAGATATTTCTCTCCTATGTCTATTTCTCCAAGCAGGAATTCGTGCTCTTTCTGGTCAAGGAGCGCAGTCTCCTGTTGCGCTCCTGGTATGCCTTAAAAGGGCAGATGCTGGTTGTGTTCAGCGTCAGTCTCATCCTCATCGCCTTTGTCATATTCCGCTTGACCGGGGCGCTGGTTCGCCGAATAAAGCAGGCGGACGAACGCCGGGAGCTCGCTTTCCGGGAGCTGGAGCACAGTCAAAAGCTATCCTCTATCGGGCAGATGGCGGCCGGTGTGGCCCATGAAATCAACAACCCCCTGGCCATAATCAATGAAAAGGCCGGCTTAATGCAGGATGTTCTGGAGAGGACGGATGATTTTAGGCATAAGGACAAGTTCCTTGGGTTGGTCGCATCCATCATCAGGTCTGTAGAACGGGCCAGGGGCATTACCTATCGCCTGTTGGGTTTTGCCCGGCGTCTGGAAACGCATTATGAGATCCTGGATATCAATCAGATCCTGCGTGAAGTCCTGGGCTTTCTGGAGAAGGAGGCCGAAGACCGCAATGTCCGCATTGAGCTGGATCTGGCTGAAGAACTGCCCAAGATCCACTCGGATCAAGGCCAGCTGGAACAGGTCTTCCTGAACCTGATCAGCAACGCCCTGGCTGCGGTCCAGGATCACGAGGGGCGAATTCAGATCCGCACCTGGGAGATCAATGACAATACACTGGCCATGTCCATTGACGACAACGGCTGCGGAATGTCCAATGAAACTTTGCGGCACATATTCGAACCTTTTTTCACCACTAAGAAAGGATACGGGACCGGGTTGGGGCTTTCCATTACCTATGGGATTATCAAGAAGCTCGGCGGAGACATTAAAGTGGCCAGCGAAGAGGGGGTTGGATCAACGTTTACTGTCTATCTGCCAGTAAAATACGGGAATGTTGAGGGGACTGTATGACAGGGATAAAAGTGCTGCTGGTCGACGATGAGCAGGAATTCACCGGGGCACTGGCTGAACGCCTTGAGCTCAGGGACTACTCCGTGCAGACTGTAGATAACGGTGAAGATGGTCTGCTCGCAGTGGAAAACAATCCGCCCCATATTGTGGTCTTGGATCTTAAGATGCCTGGGCTGAGCGGCCTGGAAGTGCTCAAGCGCATCAAGTCCCAGCACCCGGACCTCCCGGTGCTTTTGCTTACCGGATATGGGTCTACCGAGGAAGGGATCAAGGGCATGCAGCTCGGGGCCATGGACTATATGATGAAGCCGCTGAACATTGATGAGCTGATAGGCAAACTTCAGGAAGCGGCAGGTAAGCGGACATGACGGCCAGCAAGGATATGCGGCATCCGGATACGCAATTGGTGTTCATGGGCCGGGTGGTGGCCAGCTACTCCCATGAGATCAAGAATATCCTGGCCATAATCAATGAGTCCACTGGATTGATGCACGACTTGCTGAATCTGAAGCAGGAGGGGCTGGACGCGCACGCCCAACGCTTCAGCAAGGTCCTGGAAGATATTGGTCAACAGATCCTGCGGGGGCAGGAGCTGAGCACGTTCTTAAACACCTTGGCCCATGCTCCGGACAAGGAAGTGGACGGGGTGGATGTGATCCGCAGCATGCAGGCGGTATTTGCCCTGAGCAGCCGGCTGGTTAAGAATGCGAGCATGAGGGTGCGCCTGGACCAGGGCGCCTCCAAGCTGTATGTAAACACTCGGCCCGTTGAGTGCATGCAGTGCATATTTTGTGCGTTGGAGTGGGCCATGTCCCAGAGTCAAGCCGGAGACGAGATTGTGTTTCGGCCTCGCGACGCTACAGACGGGGTGCAGATTACTGTCTCCGGCTGGAGCGTGGAACCGGGTGCAGCTGAAGAGGACCAGATGACCAGTCTGCAGGATGCGGTTTCTGCCCTGCAAGGGACGTGCGCTTTGCAGGGGAAAGAACTGGTGATCGCCCTTCCCAGACAGATCGAGACGTACTGAGCCACATGCCCTGCCAAAACCCAGGCCCGCTTGAGCTTACGAAGCATGAAAATACTACTACAGCGAAATAACTGATGGAAATATCCCAAGTTTCGTTGTAGCGCTAATCATCCTTAGCGCGATCTGGGATTGCATGGAGCCCGTGGATCTTTGACGTTTGCCTTCCATTCTGCATGAAATTCCACTTTCTGCGTCGAACAGCCAAATGGTCTGTCCCGCCTCAAGCCTTCAGATCCTTGACCTCCTCCAGCTCGGCCTGCATTCGTTCCCTGTACTGCTCGGCAATGGCGTCATTGTCCATGATCATGTCCAGCTGCCGGGTATGGATGATCAGGTGGCCCACGATCTTTAGCCGCTGAATCAAAAAATCCGCCTCATAATTGTCCATTCTGGCTACCAGGGCATCTTCCCGTAACCGGACATGAAACCCGTAGTTTTCGAGCAGGGCCCCAACGAACTGGGTTCGTTTCACCCGTCGGAAATAGTCTGCCGCCCCCCCTCTGAACTGGAAGCGAATGTAGTTCTCCCTGATCCGGGTGCCGACCAAGGCCTCCACAGAAGAGAAATGGAAACCGAATCTGGAGAACAGATTGCAGAACTCCTTGGAGATCATGAAGTAGTTTTTGACCTTGAAATTGGTGGCCGCGGTCTCGTTCAGCTCGGGATTGATGGTTGCCTGGTACAGGACCGAGACAAAGCCTCTGCGGTCCAGGCTGGGAGGACCCTGCCAGGGAAAGGCGGTTATCCCCCGCCATAAGGCCAGCATGGGAACTGACTGAATCTGGCTGAGGTGAACATAACGCCCGTTCACCTCTTCCCGGAACCCGTCTTCCAGGTTCAAGACCCACCACTGCATGGGTACTGTAGTCCTCAGTTGCTTTCCGGCCCGGGGGGAAAACTGATGTTGGACCCCGAACTCGAACATCTCCTGGACCGCCTTTTCATGGGCGAACCTGGTTATATCATGCAGTGTACGGCAGTTTCGGGCCCGAAACTCGGGAGCTTCCGGATCCACAAGGTGCAGGGGCAGGATATGCTCGGAAAGTCTTTGCAGCAGATCATAGACTGGAGTACCCTGAATTGGCCTGTGCGGTTTGCGCTGGCCTGCGGTGCCTCCATTTGTCTGTCCAGAATAGATCTTACATGCATCGGCATCCACAGTGACCATTTGTCCATTAGACAACTGGCTTGCGGCTTCCTGGAGTCCCACAATGGACGGCACCCCGAATTCCCGGGCGATATTGGCCAGGTGGCCGGCTACACTGCCGTGCTCGGTAATCATAGCTCCTGCTCGGGCCAAGGCCGGGGCCCATTGAGGCAAGGATTTGGAAGAAACCAAAACGGCATGTTCCGGAAACTGAACCAGATCGGTCTCGTTTTCCACATGAAACACTTCCCCGCTACCTACACCTGGGCTGGCAGTCAGGCCGCCTTGCAGGAGAGGGGTCAAATTGCTTTGTTCCTGAGGTGTATCTTTATGCCCTAAAGATAATGGTCTAGTTTGCAGGAAGATGAGGCGATCATCTTCAGTAATGGCCCATTCAATATCCTGGGCCAAACCAAAGTGAGCCTCGATTTTCAGTCCCGCTTGGGCAAGGGATTGCAATCTATCCATGCTCAGACAGGGCTCATCCTGCTGATCGGTTGGCACTGGGGAACTGACCACCCCTTGGCTGGGGCTGGACAGAAGCTGCTCTGTTTTGTGGGCCAGGTATTGGGCTCGAAGGTCTAAGCTTTGATTGCGCTCCAGGACAAAGGTGTCGGTGGGAAGGCTTCCGTCCACCGCTCCTTTGGGCAGTCCGTACACCGCGGTGATGATCACCGCCTGGTCCCCTTCCACCGTCGGATTCTGAGTATACATTATACCGCTGACTGAGGTGGAGATCATCTCCAGGCAGCCCACGCCCATGAGCACGCTGTCATCGCGTATACCCCGGTGGTAGCGGTAGGAAATCCCTTGCAAAGTATATTTGCTGGCCACCACATCTTTGTAGGCCCGGGGCAGTTGATCGCTGTCTATATTCAGCAATGATCGGTATTGGCCGGCAAAGGAGGAATGGGCCACATCCTCCCCCAGGGCACTGCTGCGCACTGCCAACTTGGTCTCGCTGTCTTTGGCAAAATGGGCAGCAAAGTTTTCCTGCATGGCCTGGCTCAGTTCAGGGGGGAGGGGGGCTTCTTTAATAAGTGATTGGATCTGGGAGCTCAGTTCCAGCCAGGAGGTACGTCCTTGAGTTTCGTCGTCTGGACCGTCATCCAGGGCGTGTCCATTAAGGTCATAACGTGATGACTGAAGCCTGGAATTTATTTCATCCTGGAGGGTGTTGTATTCCAAAAACCGCAGATATGCGGAAGTGGTGATCACGAATCCAGATGGAATTTCCAGACCCAGAGCCTGTTTGAGTTCTCCCAGGTTGGCCATTTTGGAGCCGGCCAGAGCTGTTTGTCCAGCATGCAGCCTATCCAGAGATATGACCAGCTCGCTTGAGTCCCGGCTTTTTCTTTGTTCCAGAACTCTTTCAATCTTAATTTCAATATCGTCATAGACGGTAAACAGGTCATTATAGCTCTGAGGGGCCAGGCGGTTCAAAGAGCGGATAATCCGGAAGACTGCTGTCAGCAGCTGAGTGCAGGTGGAGCGGATGAAGACTATGCCAAAGGGCTTGTCTCCGCGCAGAACCCGTTCCAGCTCATTCATGATGTCCATGGCCCGGACGTTGGCAGCCAGCAACTGCCTGAAATCAGCGTACCGCTGCTGAAACAGACGCTTAAGCTCCGCTTCGTCCTGGGTCTCTTCTTCCTGTTGATGGGACGGAAGGAATCGCCTTTTAAGAGCGTTCATGGATTTAGTAAAGAGTGTCGTGTGCATGGAGGAAATAATAATCAAGATGGAGGATAAAATAAAGGGCAGAGAAGATGAGCTGATACGTAGACTTGAACCAAGCATCACCAGCATAAGGAGAGGTTGCCAGAGGTGTTCAGGTTTTAGTAGTCAGCTTTGCCTCCGGCAAATCTGACCTATTTTGGGGCCAAAGCGCCCAAAAAACGTTTTGCCGGGTTGATCGAGTATGAAACGTATGGATCAGCATGTCGTAGGGGCGAATAATCATTCGCCCTTTTGTACCTTTTCTTCGTCCCCAGGGTCCTCCCTGGGGACGTCTTTGTCTTATGGCTCCGGCCATCTGTTTTTTTCTTCTCTGGTCTCAGGCTCTACAGAGATGGTGTAGAAGGGGGCTGGAGCCCCAAGAAAAGACGTTACGAGGGGGGACCCTCGTAACGAAAAAACGGCTGTTACCCCAGTCGTGGTTGAATTCGTAGGGGCGAAGCTTGTCTTCGCCCACAAGGCCGAGCAGAGCGAGGCATAAATATCTCTTCTGGACTCTTGTTTCATACGAGTTCCAGAACAGGCCGGATTCAACTGAAATTGTTGACAATAGGATGCAAGACCAAACGGCCTTATCCTCTCCTTTGAGGCCGTACGGCCTCAAAGGAGAGGATAAGGAGGAAGGAGATGGGATGAAGGCTTCTTGTTTACACTTCTTGTTTGGCTCCAGAACTCATGCGTAGGCCCAGACCTTCGAAAAGAAAGAAGATGGCAAAGCCCCACCACAAGGTATACAGGATATAAAAGATCAGGGAAAAAGTGAGGAGCCCGGCCTTATCTGTAGCGCTTTGGCTGGGAATGCCGTAAAAATTATAGCCCACCTCTACCCCGCGCTTATTGGCCCGGCTCACAAACTTGGCCGCTTTGAAATCGCTGGCCTTCATCAGGCTCTTTTCCAGGGCATTTGAGATATGCCACCAGACATAGATCACCTTCATCCCTTTCAGGCCATACTTGTTCGTCAGCTGCTGCTCCTGATTGTTGAACAGGTCTTGAGAGTCGAACAGCGCGGCTTTGAGAATGTGGCCAAGCTGTCCCTGAACATTGATTCGGGTCCCCTCGGCCTGGGCTGAAGTCCCTGCAGCCTGGA includes these proteins:
- a CDS encoding NifB/NifX family molybdenum-iron cluster-binding protein, encoding MAKILIPISGECIAPRFDLCTEAWIGRVDEQGGIEQERILVLAHPSPEDMCQLVITENVDTVLCNGIESQYFDYLQWKKVRVIDSVIASVDQALHALAQGRLHNGAVLLER
- a CDS encoding sensor histidine kinase — encoded protein: MQAKERIIQLFHRLFILPDQVSEDRYVKLRRNMAVLMFLVTLIPLSIMLLINFHQYQSALTSETVNQLRVLENKAKHSFELFLQERLSAVKYIANAYSINQLKEEGQLSNIFYTMQQNFSGFVDIGLIDPSGMQINYVGPYDLEGKDYTGTHSFQEVRIKGTYISDVFMGYRRFPHLIVAVERRDPNGQNWVIRASIDIDTFNDIIASMGLEADSDAFLLNQEGIIQTPSKFYGGVLDKSPIELPPKSFQPTVLEMTDPDGREIFLSYVYFSKQEFVLFLVKERSLLLRSWYALKGQMLVVFSVSLILIAFVIFRLTGALVRRIKQADERRELAFRELEHSQKLSSIGQMAAGVAHEINNPLAIINEKAGLMQDVLERTDDFRHKDKFLGLVASIIRSVERARGITYRLLGFARRLETHYEILDINQILREVLGFLEKEAEDRNVRIELDLAEELPKIHSDQGQLEQVFLNLISNALAAVQDHEGRIQIRTWEINDNTLAMSIDDNGCGMSNETLRHIFEPFFTTKKGYGTGLGLSITYGIIKKLGGDIKVASEEGVGSTFTVYLPVKYGNVEGTV
- a CDS encoding response regulator, which translates into the protein MTGIKVLLVDDEQEFTGALAERLELRDYSVQTVDNGEDGLLAVENNPPHIVVLDLKMPGLSGLEVLKRIKSQHPDLPVLLLTGYGSTEEGIKGMQLGAMDYMMKPLNIDELIGKLQEAAGKRT
- a CDS encoding HAMP domain-containing histidine kinase, which gives rise to MTASKDMRHPDTQLVFMGRVVASYSHEIKNILAIINESTGLMHDLLNLKQEGLDAHAQRFSKVLEDIGQQILRGQELSTFLNTLAHAPDKEVDGVDVIRSMQAVFALSSRLVKNASMRVRLDQGASKLYVNTRPVECMQCIFCALEWAMSQSQAGDEIVFRPRDATDGVQITVSGWSVEPGAAEEDQMTSLQDAVSALQGTCALQGKELVIALPRQIETY
- a CDS encoding PEP/pyruvate-binding domain-containing protein, with the translated sequence MNALKRRFLPSHQQEEETQDEAELKRLFQQRYADFRQLLAANVRAMDIMNELERVLRGDKPFGIVFIRSTCTQLLTAVFRIIRSLNRLAPQSYNDLFTVYDDIEIKIERVLEQRKSRDSSELVISLDRLHAGQTALAGSKMANLGELKQALGLEIPSGFVITTSAYLRFLEYNTLQDEINSRLQSSRYDLNGHALDDGPDDETQGRTSWLELSSQIQSLIKEAPLPPELSQAMQENFAAHFAKDSETKLAVRSSALGEDVAHSSFAGQYRSLLNIDSDQLPRAYKDVVASKYTLQGISYRYHRGIRDDSVLMGVGCLEMISTSVSGIMYTQNPTVEGDQAVIITAVYGLPKGAVDGSLPTDTFVLERNQSLDLRAQYLAHKTEQLLSSPSQGVVSSPVPTDQQDEPCLSMDRLQSLAQAGLKIEAHFGLAQDIEWAITEDDRLIFLQTRPLSLGHKDTPQEQSNLTPLLQGGLTASPGVGSGEVFHVENETDLVQFPEHAVLVSSKSLPQWAPALARAGAMITEHGSVAGHLANIAREFGVPSIVGLQEAASQLSNGQMVTVDADACKIYSGQTNGGTAGQRKPHRPIQGTPVYDLLQRLSEHILPLHLVDPEAPEFRARNCRTLHDITRFAHEKAVQEMFEFGVQHQFSPRAGKQLRTTVPMQWWVLNLEDGFREEVNGRYVHLSQIQSVPMLALWRGITAFPWQGPPSLDRRGFVSVLYQATINPELNETAATNFKVKNYFMISKEFCNLFSRFGFHFSSVEALVGTRIRENYIRFQFRGGAADYFRRVKRTQFVGALLENYGFHVRLREDALVARMDNYEADFLIQRLKIVGHLIIHTRQLDMIMDNDAIAEQYRERMQAELEEVKDLKA